The nucleotide window AAGTCAATAGTTTTAATCCAGCAGAATCCCTCATAACTATTATCAATAAACTATACTTCCATAAACAATTACCCGATAAAGGTATACTCCATACTAGCATAACCCTTACTTCTCGACTTTAACTGGTCAAAGAAATCACCAACCATCTACAAAGTTGATATTCAGAGAGATTCAGAAAGTTGAAAGCAAACACTTACAAACTAAGCACGAGTTTAAAGGGTAAATTGTCAAGAATGAATGCGAGAGATTACTTCCGCTAGTGGTATTTCGTAGGTGATTGATGCTCTATTTTCAGTGATAAACTTCATTTCTTTAAACAATCCTCTTCTGTCTTGTCCCAGTTCCATAAGTGACCCGATATAATCCTTTGGCGAAAGCATCTCAATCTGTACAAGTTACATTACATccaagtaaaattttttttttttttaaataaagaaaagaaaagaagaaaaataaaataaaaatccagtACTGCTTTGATTTAGCACAGCAAATTACCTTAACATATGGCTCCTCAATTGATCTCCTTTTTCCAGGTTCAGGAAGTAAAGATGGATTCGAGCATTCAACCTTCaaataattttcacaaaatGATAGTCTTCATATGACAAATATATAAACAATATagaaagaattttattttaataaatagttcaccgataaaaaatacaataaactGTATTACATAGAAATGGAGCTTAGGGATAAGAAGAAATTACAGTATCTCCATCTACACAGTTCACTCTGTAAACAACACTTGGAGCGGTAGTTATCAAGCTCAGATTGTATTCTCTCTCAAGTCTTTCCTGTAAAGATAATACAAGGTTTCTAACGTTACTCCAAGGTACAAAGTACAAACCATGCATCAAGGAACAGTGACGTATAGGTATTCTATGAAAGTCAAAGAGCATATGCTTCAAAACAAATCCAACCTGGACAATTTCCATGTGGAGAAGACCCAGAAACCCACATCTAAACCCAAATCCCATGGCACTTGAAGTCTCCGGTTCAAACTGGAAACCAGAAAAGaataacatttttaaataaCCAGTACAAATCCTACCAAAGTCAgctaaaatataagaaaatcGGAAATCATAGCTGTGGAAAAATTGTTTACCAACAAATGTAAGATAACTAACAAATACATGAAATCAAGAGAAATTATGCATAAAGATACCACTTGgcataatttaaagaaaattctATGCATATTTTCTTGTATATCAGTTCAAGGCCACCTTCAGTGCAGCATCATTAAGTTGTAGCTTCTCAAGGGCATCACGTAGATCAGGAAATCTGCCATCagaaggaaaataagaaaacaaTTAAATTCCAGAGATATTCAAGGGTAAATATAGAAGTCTCAAGAAAGCAAGGGAAACCGCAGGGGGAATCAAATagggattaaaagaaaaagaggtaaaaataaatcaatactGGTCAGCGTCAACAGGAAACAGGCCACAAAACACCATAGGAGTCGCTTCCTCATATCCAGGGAGTGATTGATCTGCCTTTCGACCATAGTGAGTCACTGTGTCACCCACTCTGGCATCAGCTACTGTTCTTATTGACGCCGACAGGTAGCCCACCTGTTAAAGCACAATAAAAGATATAGAAGTCTATAatggattaaaaaaattaccaagaaataaaaataaaaaataattccatTGAACAAAATTGTCATGCTAGCAAAATATGTTGCAAGAGATTGTTTCAGTTTAAGAAGGAGCCTCGTTGGTTTGTTGATGATCTGTTGTATACACAGGAGAAACAATGCAACAGTGTCATGTACTCATAATTGTTATCTCACTatttcaagtcatttacatGATATCAGTGATTCATGCTTCATAGAATGTGCACATATGACAGGATGGAAAGAAAAGATGGAATAACCAAAAATACAATAAGCAATACGAAATACATAAACCTGATAATTATATTCATCAGAACTATTATTTTACCTCTCCAGCATATAATTCTTTAACCTCTTGTTGATTCGGAGACAAAACTCCAATTTCATCAGCAAAATAATCCTATAGTTTAATAAACCACATTAGTTTATTGGAAAATGGAAGTGAACACAAAAGCAAAGTTTTAATAAAGGAAAGGGTATTTGGAACTTATTCTAATTTTACTTTAAGACTTAATGAACGAAACTACAGATAGGAAACTATGATAACATGTTTCATTCcactaaactaaactatgatACCAAATGTAAGAGATCATTAGAAGTAATTTACCTTCCCACTAGCCATAAAATAGACTCTATCACCTTTCTTTATAGTCCCGTCCACAACCCGGAAGTATACAATAACACCTCTATATGGATCATAGTAACTGCACTAAGATTCATGTAAACAAAACATGAGTACTTGAGGGTTCAATAGTCACATAAAATAAAGCTGGCACAACATGCAAAGGAGATTTAATCTATCCTACTCATTAAATGAAGTTTATGCCCGCAAATAGTACACTTTTGTGAGGAAGTCTTGCATTACACAACAATAATAACTGCTAATACTTGTCCCACTAGTTGGGGTTTGTTACATGGATCAAGTATCTCATGATGCTCTAAATATGCTTTCATAAATTCCCCTAGAGTTTTCTTCATCTTAACGATCTTCTTCATTTTATCAAAAGTAAACAAAttagttaaaagtaaataaaaacatATAGGATTTTTAGGTCTCTCTCTACCTACCTCAAGTTATAGGACTACTAATCCACTCTCCTTATTGGGGTCTTTACCTTCTCCAAACATATACAAACCACATAAGATGAGGTtctatcatcttctcaacaattTTCCCTATCTAATATAGTCATTCCTAATCCTATCCAGTCTAGTGTGGTGCCCACTCATCTCTTGCAACACCCTCATCACCATCACATCAAGCTTATTTTCTTGTTGGCTTTTACTGCCCAACATTCAGCCCTATATAACCATTGCATTATATGGACACATGACATTCCAGCTTGATGCACTAAGTTATGATCCTTGAACATACATGAAGCTAGGTATGCAAAAACAAAACTACATGGaaacaaattagataaaatataattggaCCTTACGAATGGAAACTTAACCCTTGAATAAGCCAACTGAGTCAAACTTGAGGTGTCAATGTCATCTTTTTTAGATTATATGAACCTTACCAAACTTATTTCATATTGTCAATgtcattcaaattttaaatgacaATGATGTGATTCCATCATCTATTGGCTCCATTAAGTCATATATTCATCATCAAATGGCATCATTTGATATCATTGTCAGATAGCAAGTGTACCTATCAAATATTAAAGCCCTTAATGGCCTTTGTGATGTATCAGCAGGTGGTGGAATTCTCGCAACAATTGCATTGAGAATATCAATTATACCTATTCCTTCCTACACAATAATGTAAATGAATTATGTCCTAATAATGGTATATACAGTTACACatcaaagataataaaaaatattgaaccTACTTAAACCATACAAAAGCACTGGACATAAAAGTACAATAACTAACCTTTGCGGAGCACAGAATAGCATTGCTACAATCCAGACCCACAACCTACAAGAAATCAGCTCAAGTTAGAATCTCCTTATGAATAATGTAAGCATGATTCTATAATTTGTAAATACAGAATAGAAAAATAAGCAATGCTCAAGCAAGGAAGCCCCAATAGACAtattcataaatttcaaaattcccAATGCATAAATTATAACCACTCTGATTGAAGTACTTAAACTAGGGCATGTCAGATTTTAGGATGTTGAATGGAAACAAACTTCAATCGAGAAAGAGCACATATTTATGTCTCTCTCCCCTTCAAGCAGAAAAGTTACGAGTATGACAACATCAGGGAAATAAATTGACATTTGACAAACAAACCTCTTCAATCTCCTTAATAACTCGATCTGGTTCAGCACCCGGAAGATCTATCTTGTTCAAAACCTGTCAGACAGTCTTACAAAATCATTTGCAAAGAAGTAGAATTTTTGTGGATGTGAAGACATTGCAGTGGCCTTTTTTGGAGGGAGAAAACACTTAagcttttaatttcaaataactTCAAAAATAACATTCATAGAGGATACAGCAATTCTCAATGAATTACTATAAAACTACATATAAGAACAGTCAAGAACAACATTCTTACCGGGATAATTTCTAGATTGTTTTCCAAGGCCAAATAAACATTAGCTAGCGTTTGTGCTTCTACTCCCTGTGATTTGGAAACTAGTTTCAGTGAAGAGCAGAAGCTGGCATCTACTCCAAGTAGATCACCCTTGCATGATAAAGGACAAGCAAccaaagaagagaacaaaagagaaagaatcACCTGAGAAGCATCTACTACAAGAAGAGCACCCTCACATGCAGCAAGTGACCGAGAAACCTAGCCACAGATGATATAGTCATAAACCATAGTATTATTATCATTCCAATAATGTTTGAGAAGTGAGTAGATTCTACTCCCTTCCCCCACCCTCCAATCCTAaaaggataataataataataataataatgtactCGGGGAGGTCAAACTTAATATTAGTAACAAACATTCAAATAACAATGTGTAATACAGAAATTCAATTTTGTAAACTGACAACGTGAAACATAATTCAAAAAAGCCAAAAAATAAGCCTGAAATGCAATTGATTTAACTGATATTTTTAGCAGCCTTTGTCAAGATTGGCTAAAATAGAAAACAACCAAAGACATCACAGACTAATGAATTTTATAAGAATGGTTTCTAAGTGACAACAGAGGATGAAAGAAGAGTGAATGAGaggtaaaaagaaataatacccttttcccctttttgttcaaatatagaaaaatgcaatttattgtaaaaaaaaaatcatttaaaagaACCGTATTTGTGCCTaggctttcttttttttctgaatTAATTCTTGACAACACAAAAAAAGAAGCTCTAACTATGGAGTTACATCTAATTGAGGTTCATAAGTTTGAGCAAAAAGAAACAAACCCATACAAGATAAAAGGCATACTACAGTATTATTTTACAACTTTACATACCTCATACGAGAAGTCAACATGCCCGGGAGTATCAATCAAATTCAAGCAATATGGTTTATTCTCAAACACATACCGCATTCGAGCTGCCTGCgatgattaaaattaataaaatgctTTCTCACACACTacagattttaattttgaaatgcaatcaaaaattaatttgctCCAAAATGCCACCCATCTCTAACATAAGATACACTactatttaacaaaattttacgCCAGACTTCCTAGCCCACTTTACCACACTTCTGCGTAAAAGATTGCGTCAATCAAAGAAGAGTTCCTTTCCGTTCTAAagaaaatgattttaaaaattaaaaaaaagggagCATATCCATAATTCCATAGAAATTTAACTAAGAAAACCATGAGAAACTCAATTAGAGTATCTGAAGCTGTATGAGCTCCCACACCTTCGGTCACTGTCACGTAGGTGTTTGTAACAGCTGTAATCATTTCAAGACTTCAAGTTAGTTAATAGCTGTTAGAGATTAGTAACCGCTCATTGCAACCAACACAAACATGAATTATTCAGTTTCTCGGAAACTCAGATGTCTCTCTTTGGTCTCTACTACCATTCCATTGCTCCTTCTAACATTTTTCTCGCATTTCCTCGCTAGTTAATTAAACATAAGATACCTATACTAATATTCACAACAAATTAGGGAGATGTTAACGATAACGATAACAAGAACCTGGAGCTTAATAGTGATGCCTCGTTCTCTCTCGAGGTCCATGTTATCGAGAAACTGGTCCTTCATCTCTCGCTGGTGAACGGTGCCAGTAACCTGAAGCAATTTATCTGCTAACGTGGATTTCCCGTGATCAATATGCGCAATTATGCTGAAGTTCCTTATATTCGACACCGGCACCTTCCACATACGGAGGGGGGGGGGGAATGAAGCAGAAAATTCAGTTCAGTGAGTTACTTCGAAATTCGCAATCCGAAGCgtacaaaaaaaaagtaacgAGACGAAGAACGAGTAGAAAAGAACCTTTTCCAGACGGTCTTGGCCAGCTTTTGCGACGGAGTCGATCTCGAAGAGAGTGTTAGCCTGGCAGGTGACGGCGGAGCTGCGGCGACGGACAGCGGAGAAAGAGGCATTTAGATTGAGAACGCGATGAGAGAAGAAGGAAGTTTTGGAATGAGATGATGTGTGGAATCTGCTGGTAGTGGTCGTGGTGGTGATGGTTGGTGATGGTGGCGCGTGGAAAAGTTGAGTTTTAACGGATAAGAGAGGAGACGCGCGACAAATTTCTGCGGCCATTGAACTCTATGTAAACTTTGGTCTCGCCTTCATTCTTGTGAATGTGCGCGCGTAGGGACCCACCACTTGATTCTTGATTTGAAATTGGGCCTATTGGGCTGGGCTCGTTTTTAAATCGAAAGCCCAATTTGGATTGGCACATGTGGGCTTCGGCAACACGATGGTTAACCTGTTTctcttggaaaaaaaaaaaaacaaaaaactttcCTAAAATGCTTTTACTTTCACATGTTTGAAATGTTACTATGGGACGAAATATTCAATTTGTCCAAAGAATTGAATTCGATTATAATTAAGGTGAATGCTATGGTGCCTATCACATTATACTTAAGTTATTAAAAagggtaaataaataatatttaataaattttatgatttactttttactttaaatattttattttttattttaaaagataagttAAGTAATTTAAACACCATAACAAAGACTTCATAAAACTCAcctataataattaattaaaaatcagtTGACTTCATCCAATTTCCGGAGAAATGTGGCTGAAGCCCCCAAATGGgaaaattcatatttcatagGACTAGTGTAAATCAGTAAACTATAAAATCCAATTCATTAGTTGGGAACCACAATACAAATTTATTTCGATTGGTTTTTTTCTTAGAGTGCAAATTGATTGGAgttagaaatttaaatatttaaaatttcaatagaattttaatcaaatataacaaaataatatatttatataatatattttttaaaaaataatatttttgtattttttattttaaataaattaataattaaaaattgagtCAGTTCGATCAGATTAAttttttgacatttttttaagttttggcCAATTAGTTAACAACTGATCTTTACGTAGAATTAGACTAATTTAATAGATTAGTTCATGAATTCAGTTTATTTTAACATCTTTTTATATTGCTAGTAAAATTAAGATAGAATATCTTCATTTC belongs to Arachis duranensis cultivar V14167 chromosome 8, aradu.V14167.gnm2.J7QH, whole genome shotgun sequence and includes:
- the LOC107463246 gene encoding translation factor GUF1 homolog, chloroplastic; protein product: MAAEICRASPLLSVKTQLFHAPPSPTITTTTTTSRFHTSSHSKTSFFSHRVLNLNASFSAVRRRSSAVTCQANTLFEIDSVAKAGQDRLEKVPVSNIRNFSIIAHIDHGKSTLADKLLQVTGTVHQREMKDQFLDNMDLERERGITIKLQAARMRYVFENKPYCLNLIDTPGHVDFSYEVSRSLAACEGALLVVDASQGVEAQTLANVYLALENNLEIIPVLNKIDLPGAEPDRVIKEIEEVVGLDCSNAILCSAKEGIGIIDILNAIVARIPPPADTSQRPLRALIFDSYYDPYRGVIVYFRVVDGTIKKGDRVYFMASGKDYFADEIGVLSPNQQEVKELYAGEVGYLSASIRTVADARVGDTVTHYGRKADQSLPGYEEATPMVFCGLFPVDADQFPDLRDALEKLQLNDAALKFEPETSSAMGFGFRCGFLGLLHMEIVQERLEREYNLSLITTAPSVVYRVNCVDGDTVECSNPSLLPEPGKRRSIEEPYVKIEMLSPKDYIGSLMELGQDRRGLFKEMKFITENRASITYEIPLAEMVGDFFDQLKSRSKGYASMEYTFIGYRESDLIKLDILINGDSVEPLATIVHRDKAYSVGRALTQKLKELIPRQMFKVPIQACIGSKVIASEALSAIRKDVLAKCYGGDISRKKKLLKKQAEGKKRMKSIGKVDVPQEAFMAVLKLEKEVI